One Pseudonocardia abyssalis DNA segment encodes these proteins:
- a CDS encoding phosphotriesterase family protein gives MSTVNTLRGPVDSSQIGTTLMHEHLMVRNPELERNIEHPEYDEAAIFARARASLTSLHVDKGIDTFVDLTVLGLGRDIPTVLRLTEDVPLNIVVATGYYTAKDLPTYFHTHAPDGFVGRTLDGPDVLERMFVDDVVKGVPRTDGVRAGIIKIVTDEHGITPDLDRVYRAAARAQAETGVPISTHTNVSYANGRDQQKWFVDNGVDLGRTIIGHSGDSTDLGYLKELMDNGSFIGMDRFGMEFVLDDESRIDTLVKLIEQGYTERITISHDAGFFSINTPTSWRAKHTPNWHHHRISDHVLPELRKRGVTEDQITQIMVVNPVQALTGDVEATRAVAEKVLGTGRS, from the coding sequence ATGAGCACCGTCAACACCCTGCGCGGACCCGTCGACAGCTCGCAGATCGGCACCACGCTGATGCACGAGCACCTCATGGTCCGCAACCCCGAGCTCGAGCGAAACATCGAGCACCCCGAGTACGACGAGGCCGCCATCTTCGCGCGGGCCCGCGCGAGCCTGACCTCGCTGCACGTGGACAAGGGCATCGACACCTTCGTCGACCTCACGGTCCTCGGCCTCGGCCGCGACATCCCGACGGTCCTGCGCCTCACCGAGGACGTACCACTCAACATCGTCGTGGCCACCGGCTACTACACCGCGAAGGACCTGCCGACCTACTTCCACACCCACGCCCCGGACGGTTTCGTCGGCCGCACCCTCGACGGCCCGGACGTGCTGGAGCGGATGTTCGTCGACGACGTCGTGAAGGGCGTCCCGCGCACCGACGGCGTCAGAGCCGGGATCATCAAGATCGTGACCGACGAGCACGGGATCACCCCCGACCTCGACCGCGTCTACCGGGCCGCCGCCCGCGCCCAGGCCGAGACCGGCGTGCCGATCTCCACCCACACCAACGTCTCCTACGCCAACGGCCGCGACCAGCAGAAGTGGTTCGTCGACAACGGCGTCGACCTCGGACGCACGATCATCGGGCACAGCGGCGACTCCACCGACCTGGGCTACCTCAAGGAGCTCATGGACAACGGCTCCTTCATCGGCATGGACCGCTTCGGCATGGAGTTCGTGCTCGACGACGAGAGCCGCATCGACACCCTCGTCAAGCTCATCGAGCAGGGCTACACCGAGCGCATCACCATCTCCCACGACGCCGGCTTCTTCTCCATCAACACCCCGACGTCGTGGCGGGCGAAGCACACGCCGAACTGGCACCACCACCGCATCTCCGACCACGTGCTGCCCGAACTGCGCAAGCGCGGGGTCACCGAGGACCAGATCACCCAGATCATGGTCGTCAACCCCGTCCAGGCCCTCACCGGCGACGTCGAGGCGACCCGGGCCGTGGCCGAGAAGGTCCTCGGCACGGGCCGGTCGTGA
- a CDS encoding universal stress protein, whose product MATTTSTLGALTVTSGPAGVPAWVRRWCRRCGVPLRGAPEPGRQAAALAGGGALLVARGHQEQPTRPVVVAAVRDLPADGPVLAAAAEAAGHLDGSVLAVHAVPLSFGERSVGLGEAVRHGLRLLDESADVLGRTGIPVEVRLVRRWPHEIVGAEVGADLGAGLLVLGCARRDPLQPFGPVVRSALCHAPCPVLVVPGHP is encoded by the coding sequence ATGGCGACCACGACGAGCACCCTGGGCGCGCTCACCGTGACGAGCGGCCCGGCCGGGGTGCCCGCCTGGGTCCGACGGTGGTGCCGACGCTGCGGGGTCCCGCTCCGCGGAGCCCCGGAACCCGGCCGGCAGGCGGCCGCACTCGCCGGTGGCGGGGCACTGCTCGTGGCCCGCGGCCACCAGGAGCAGCCCACGCGCCCCGTCGTCGTCGCGGCCGTGCGTGACCTGCCCGCCGACGGCCCGGTGCTCGCCGCCGCCGCGGAGGCGGCCGGCCACCTGGACGGCAGCGTGCTCGCGGTGCACGCCGTGCCGCTGTCGTTCGGGGAGCGCAGCGTGGGGCTGGGCGAGGCCGTACGGCACGGACTGCGCCTGCTCGACGAGTCCGCCGACGTGCTCGGCCGCACGGGGATCCCGGTCGAGGTCCGCCTGGTGCGCCGGTGGCCGCACGAGATCGTCGGCGCGGAGGTCGGTGCGGACCTCGGCGCGGGCCTGCTCGTACTGGGCTGTGCCCGCCGCGACCCGCTGCAGCCCTTCGGCCCGGTCGTCCGCAGCGCCCTGTGCCACGCGCCGTGTCCGGTGCTGGTCGTCCCCGGCCACCCGTGA
- a CDS encoding acyltransferase family protein, which produces MLHHDTRPHATHLDALRTVLVAWVIAGHALMGYSAVGGWAYDEVHEVTFTPAAELVLVALLGPTGLFVIGVFFFVSGLLTESALARHGAGAYVRSRMLRLGLPWAASALLVWPASVWLAYTAAGRDVSFLWVLTHRQPLLDSGSLWFALVLLVYSVAFAAWYRLSGPPAAAPRPLTAAHLGGAAVAVALVSFVVRLVFSARSGQVGDLHLWQWPQCAGMFVLGVAAARRGWVAQVPDRIRRGCGVAVLAVLVLLPVAALASGVRDVARDAGPYLGGWNAAALATAAAEAVLVVAGSVWLVGLAGHHGLGAGPRATALARAAFPAFVVQGPVLIGLAVLLRPLDLPAEVKAPLVAAAALWVCFGLGRVVSRRRDRARPPAQRPVPGA; this is translated from the coding sequence GTGCTGCACCACGACACGCGACCCCACGCCACGCACCTGGACGCACTGCGCACGGTACTGGTGGCCTGGGTCATCGCCGGGCACGCCCTGATGGGTTACTCGGCCGTGGGCGGCTGGGCCTACGACGAGGTCCACGAGGTGACGTTCACCCCCGCGGCCGAGCTGGTGCTGGTCGCGCTGCTCGGCCCGACGGGCCTGTTCGTGATCGGCGTGTTCTTCTTCGTCTCCGGGCTGCTCACCGAGTCGGCGCTCGCCCGGCACGGCGCGGGCGCCTACGTGCGCAGCCGCATGCTGCGGCTGGGCCTGCCGTGGGCCGCGTCCGCGCTGCTCGTCTGGCCCGCCTCGGTCTGGCTGGCCTACACCGCGGCCGGGCGCGACGTGTCCTTCCTCTGGGTCCTCACCCACCGCCAACCGCTGCTGGACTCCGGCTCGCTCTGGTTCGCGCTGGTGCTGCTGGTGTACTCGGTGGCGTTCGCGGCGTGGTACCGCCTGTCCGGGCCGCCGGCCGCCGCGCCGCGCCCGCTCACCGCGGCGCACCTGGGCGGCGCCGCCGTCGCCGTCGCGCTGGTCTCGTTCGTGGTCCGGCTGGTGTTCTCGGCGCGCAGCGGGCAGGTCGGTGACCTGCACCTGTGGCAGTGGCCGCAGTGCGCGGGCATGTTCGTCCTCGGGGTGGCCGCGGCCCGGCGCGGGTGGGTGGCGCAGGTGCCCGACCGGATCCGCCGCGGCTGCGGGGTGGCCGTGCTCGCCGTGCTGGTGCTGCTGCCGGTCGCGGCACTCGCCTCGGGGGTGCGCGACGTCGCGCGCGACGCGGGGCCCTACCTGGGCGGCTGGAACGCGGCGGCGCTCGCGACCGCCGCCGCCGAGGCGGTGCTGGTGGTCGCCGGGTCGGTGTGGCTGGTCGGGCTGGCCGGGCACCACGGCCTCGGGGCCGGTCCGCGCGCCACGGCCCTCGCCAGGGCCGCGTTCCCCGCGTTCGTGGTGCAGGGCCCGGTCCTCATCGGCCTCGCCGTGCTGCTGCGCCCGCTCGACCTGCCGGCGGAGGTGAAGGCGCCCCTGGTCGCGGCGGCGGCCCTGTGGGTGTGCTTCGGGCTCGGCCGGGTCGTCTCCCGGCGGCGGGACCGCGCCCGGCCCCCGGCGCAACGGCCGGTCCCCGGTGCCTGA
- a CDS encoding spore germination protein GerW family protein produces MDTTALVERVESALRVNRVFGEPVTVDGVTVIPVSHVGGGAGGGEGREVRADGETAPARPSGEGSGGGLGWTGHPCGVVVLRDGEARWLPALDVNRLVSAVAVVLVAGALAVRAFARPRS; encoded by the coding sequence ATGGACACGACGGCGCTGGTGGAACGGGTCGAGAGCGCACTGCGGGTGAACCGGGTGTTCGGCGAGCCGGTGACGGTGGACGGGGTCACGGTCATCCCGGTGTCCCACGTCGGCGGCGGCGCGGGCGGCGGTGAGGGACGCGAGGTCCGCGCCGACGGGGAGACGGCCCCGGCCCGGCCGTCCGGCGAGGGATCGGGCGGCGGGCTCGGCTGGACCGGCCACCCCTGCGGCGTGGTCGTGCTGCGCGACGGGGAGGCCAGGTGGCTCCCTGCGCTCGATGTGAACCGCCTGGTCAGCGCCGTCGCAGTGGTGCTGGTCGCCGGTGCGCTGGCGGTCCGCGCGTTCGCCCGTCCGCGGAGCTGA
- a CDS encoding sensor histidine kinase — MNSTDPDAGERPAMAQMLSGLRLDELLREVQDRLTEMASTRDRMQGLLDAVMAVGEGLELDATLRRIVESAADLVDARYGALGVLGPSGGLSRFLHVGLDEETRAAMGPLPQGKGLLGQLILDPRPLRLADLGTHRSSVGFPANHPPMRSFLGVPVRVRDSVYGNLYLTEKAGGGEFTAADEAVVRALAAAAGIAVQNADLFEQTRLRQQWLEASAEIRSELLSGATDDDALHLIAQRALELTGSDATMIVLGPEPDSGDFTIRGQSGPDRAGLVGRHISGDDPLLREVLDSRAAVLAPTSGTLLGGSGSVLADYGPTVAVPLRSQESVTGILVALRRPDGSPFLPGEVPLLTSFADQAMLALELGEKNRALRQLDVFADRDRIARDLHDHVIQRLFATGMQAQGAMRRSTDPDTRDRLAHMVEELDTTVREIRTAIFDLHTAGEGPAGGLSRRLLDTAAEAAAGSGMAPSVRISGPLDALVPPEIGTHAVAVVREAVSNVVRHAAASSVTVTVEAGEDLLVEVVDDGVGFDPDAARSGLRNLEQRARSRGGGCSVTPGPVRGTRLSWRVPL, encoded by the coding sequence TTGAACAGCACCGACCCGGATGCCGGGGAACGCCCGGCCATGGCACAGATGCTGTCCGGGCTGCGGCTGGACGAGCTGTTGCGCGAGGTGCAGGACCGGCTGACGGAGATGGCGTCCACGCGCGACCGGATGCAGGGGCTGCTCGACGCGGTGATGGCGGTCGGGGAAGGGCTGGAACTCGACGCGACGCTGCGGCGGATCGTCGAATCGGCGGCCGACCTGGTGGACGCCCGCTACGGCGCGCTCGGAGTGCTCGGCCCCAGCGGCGGGCTCTCGCGATTCCTGCACGTCGGGCTGGACGAGGAGACCCGGGCGGCGATGGGCCCGCTGCCGCAGGGGAAGGGGCTGCTCGGGCAGCTGATCCTCGATCCACGGCCGCTGCGCCTGGCCGACCTCGGAACCCACCGGTCGTCGGTGGGGTTCCCGGCGAACCATCCGCCGATGCGGTCCTTCCTGGGCGTTCCCGTCCGGGTTCGTGACTCGGTGTACGGCAACCTGTACCTCACCGAGAAGGCCGGGGGCGGTGAGTTCACCGCCGCGGACGAGGCGGTCGTGCGGGCGCTGGCCGCGGCCGCGGGGATCGCGGTGCAGAACGCGGACCTCTTCGAGCAGACCCGGCTGCGCCAGCAGTGGCTGGAGGCCTCGGCGGAGATCCGCAGTGAGCTGCTGTCAGGGGCGACGGACGACGACGCACTGCACCTGATCGCGCAGCGCGCCCTGGAGCTCACCGGCTCGGATGCCACGATGATCGTGCTCGGTCCGGAGCCGGACAGCGGGGACTTCACGATCCGGGGCCAGAGCGGGCCCGACCGCGCAGGACTGGTCGGTCGCCACATCAGCGGTGACGACCCGTTGCTCCGTGAGGTGCTGGACAGCCGAGCAGCGGTGCTGGCCCCCACCTCGGGGACGTTGCTCGGCGGCTCGGGCAGCGTGCTGGCGGACTACGGCCCGACCGTGGCGGTGCCCCTGCGGTCGCAGGAGTCGGTGACCGGAATACTGGTGGCGTTGCGCCGACCCGACGGGTCGCCCTTCCTCCCCGGTGAGGTACCGCTGCTCACCTCCTTCGCCGATCAGGCCATGCTGGCCTTGGAGCTGGGTGAGAAGAACCGGGCACTGCGGCAGCTCGACGTGTTCGCCGACCGGGACCGGATCGCGCGCGACCTGCACGATCATGTGATCCAGCGGCTGTTCGCGACCGGCATGCAGGCACAAGGGGCGATGCGGCGCAGCACGGATCCGGACACGCGGGACCGGCTGGCGCACATGGTGGAGGAGCTGGACACGACGGTCCGCGAGATCCGTACCGCCATCTTCGACCTGCACACCGCCGGGGAAGGTCCGGCGGGCGGGTTGAGCAGGAGGCTGTTGGACACCGCAGCAGAGGCGGCGGCCGGCTCCGGGATGGCGCCGTCGGTGCGCATCTCAGGACCGCTCGACGCGCTCGTCCCGCCCGAGATCGGGACGCACGCCGTCGCCGTCGTGCGGGAGGCGGTGAGCAACGTGGTGCGGCACGCCGCTGCGTCGTCGGTGACCGTCACCGTGGAAGCGGGGGAGGATCTGCTGGTCGAGGTGGTCGACGACGGCGTCGGATTCGACCCGGACGCGGCCCGCAGCGGGTTGCGCAACCTGGAGCAGCGCGCGCGGAGTCGCGGTGGCGGGTGCAGCGTGACGCCGGGGCCGGTCCGCGGGACCCGGCTGAGCTGGCGCGTCCCGTTGTGA
- a CDS encoding Acg family FMN-binding oxidoreductase has product MTDIPSTLGLTGEQVEHVLATAGRAPSLHNAQPWLFRLRTDVIELHADPRRRLPAVDPDDREQRIACGAALFTLRLALHGQHVRPIVTLFPDPAQPDLIAAVRHGGTRAATPEQQRLLRAVPLRRTNRHPFTDAAVTQQELYALRRAALDEGAWLHVVDSAGDRAQVRRLAVLAHQQQVADPAFTDELESWTGTGPDRRDGVPASSGGPQPAPQDRWVLRDFSAGSAPDRVPGKDFEQDPIIAVLTSHLSGQRAEVQAGQALQRVLLAATADGLAVSFLSQIVEVPGPRDQLRMLIGATRPPQVVLRIGRGWPVMATPRLPVADLIMNEPSRRS; this is encoded by the coding sequence ATGACCGACATCCCCTCGACCCTCGGCCTCACCGGTGAGCAGGTCGAGCACGTCCTCGCGACGGCGGGGCGAGCCCCGTCCCTGCACAACGCGCAGCCCTGGCTGTTCCGGTTGCGCACGGACGTCATCGAGCTGCACGCGGATCCGCGGCGTCGTCTCCCGGCCGTCGATCCCGACGACCGGGAGCAGCGCATCGCCTGTGGGGCCGCCCTGTTCACCCTCCGCCTCGCCCTGCACGGCCAGCATGTCCGGCCGATCGTGACCCTGTTCCCCGATCCGGCCCAGCCGGACCTGATCGCCGCCGTCCGCCATGGAGGCACGCGGGCCGCCACACCGGAGCAGCAGCGTCTGCTGCGAGCCGTCCCGCTGCGGCGCACCAACCGCCATCCGTTCACCGACGCCGCGGTCACCCAGCAGGAGCTGTACGCCCTGCGCCGCGCCGCCCTCGACGAGGGAGCGTGGCTGCACGTCGTCGACAGTGCCGGTGACCGCGCCCAGGTGCGGCGGCTCGCCGTCCTCGCCCATCAGCAGCAGGTCGCCGACCCCGCGTTCACCGACGAGCTGGAGAGCTGGACGGGAACCGGGCCCGATCGACGCGACGGCGTCCCCGCCTCGTCGGGCGGCCCCCAGCCCGCCCCGCAGGACCGCTGGGTCCTGCGTGACTTCAGCGCGGGCTCCGCACCCGACCGGGTACCCGGCAAGGACTTCGAGCAGGACCCGATCATCGCCGTCCTCACCTCCCACCTCAGCGGACAACGGGCCGAGGTGCAGGCCGGCCAGGCTCTGCAGCGGGTCCTGCTCGCCGCCACAGCCGACGGGCTCGCCGTGTCGTTCCTCTCGCAGATCGTCGAGGTGCCCGGCCCCCGCGACCAGCTGCGCATGCTCATCGGTGCGACCCGCCCACCGCAGGTCGTGCTGCGCATCGGCCGTGGCTGGCCCGTCATGGCGACGCCACGGCTCCCCGTCGCCGACCTGATCATGAACGAACCGTCCCGCCGGTCCTGA
- a CDS encoding universal stress protein: MGERIVVGMDGSAGARAALARAVREAARREGRVEVVAAYAATPGAAVPDRAQAGTSPVDLRSAVLAGARRVVDEVVGGMDPPARLVPLDVDAVAGEAAHALVVRSRGAVMLVVGHDGRGRMEDLPVGSVAQRCLRDATCPVVVVPAGADPRSDPG; encoded by the coding sequence GTGGGTGAACGCATCGTGGTGGGCATGGACGGCTCCGCAGGGGCCCGGGCCGCGCTGGCCCGTGCTGTGCGCGAAGCCGCACGGCGCGAGGGTCGCGTGGAAGTGGTGGCGGCCTACGCGGCGACACCGGGCGCAGCGGTGCCGGACCGTGCGCAGGCGGGCACGTCACCGGTCGACCTGCGCAGCGCCGTGCTCGCCGGTGCCCGGCGGGTCGTGGACGAGGTGGTGGGTGGCATGGACCCGCCCGCCCGGCTGGTCCCGCTCGACGTCGACGCCGTGGCCGGTGAGGCGGCACACGCCCTCGTCGTCCGGTCGCGGGGGGCGGTGATGCTGGTGGTCGGCCACGACGGGCGCGGCCGTATGGAGGACCTTCCGGTCGGTTCGGTCGCCCAGCGCTGCCTGCGTGATGCGACGTGCCCGGTGGTCGTCGTCCCGGCCGGGGCCGACCCGCGATCCGACCCCGGGTGA
- a CDS encoding zinc-dependent alcohol dehydrogenase family protein, with protein sequence MRAWEIQRPGPMGSGPLRRVDRPDPQPGTGEVRVRVLACGVCRTDLHLAEGDLEPRRPSTVPGHEIVGVVDRRGPGAVRFAPGDRIGIAWLRGTCGRCRWCRCGRENLCPDAAFTGWDADGGYAEYAVVPEGYAYRLPAGLDDTEAAPLLCAGIVGYRALRRSELPPGGRLGIYGFGASAHVVAQVAIAQGAVVHVLTRSERARALALELGAASAGPADAAPPEPLDSAVLFAPAGELVPVAMRALDQGGTLAVAGIHLSDVPGLVYADELFREKQLRSVTANTRADGEEFLRLAAALGVRPSVTVRPLAEADRALADLAGDRIAGAAVLVP encoded by the coding sequence ATGCGTGCATGGGAGATCCAGCGGCCCGGCCCGATGGGCAGCGGGCCGCTGCGCCGCGTCGACCGCCCGGACCCGCAGCCGGGGACCGGTGAGGTCCGGGTGCGGGTCCTCGCGTGCGGCGTGTGCCGCACCGACCTGCATCTCGCCGAGGGAGACCTGGAGCCGCGCCGGCCTTCCACGGTGCCCGGCCACGAGATCGTCGGCGTCGTGGACCGGCGCGGGCCGGGGGCGGTGCGCTTCGCGCCCGGGGACCGGATCGGGATCGCGTGGCTGCGCGGGACCTGCGGCCGGTGCCGGTGGTGCCGCTGCGGACGCGAGAACCTCTGCCCGGACGCGGCGTTCACCGGATGGGACGCCGACGGCGGCTACGCCGAGTACGCCGTCGTGCCGGAGGGGTACGCCTACCGGCTGCCTGCCGGGCTCGACGACACCGAGGCCGCGCCGCTGCTCTGCGCGGGCATCGTCGGGTACCGGGCACTGCGGCGGTCCGAGCTGCCGCCGGGGGGACGGCTGGGCATCTACGGGTTCGGCGCGTCCGCGCACGTCGTCGCGCAGGTCGCCATCGCGCAGGGGGCGGTGGTGCACGTGCTGACCCGTTCCGAGCGGGCACGGGCGCTGGCCCTCGAGCTGGGCGCCGCCTCGGCCGGGCCCGCCGACGCCGCGCCGCCCGAGCCGCTGGACTCCGCGGTGCTGTTCGCGCCGGCCGGTGAGCTGGTCCCGGTGGCCATGCGGGCGCTCGACCAGGGCGGCACGCTCGCCGTCGCCGGGATCCACCTCTCCGACGTGCCGGGGCTGGTGTACGCCGACGAGCTGTTCCGGGAGAAGCAGCTGCGCAGCGTCACGGCCAACACCCGCGCAGACGGCGAGGAGTTCCTCCGCCTCGCGGCGGCGCTCGGTGTCCGGCCGAGCGTCACGGTACGGCCGCTCGCCGAGGCGGACCGGGCGCTCGCCGACCTGGCCGGGGACCGGATCGCCGGCGCGGCCGTCCTCGTGCCCTGA
- a CDS encoding bifunctional acetate--CoA ligase family protein/GNAT family N-acetyltransferase has translation MTGPAERRALLADGANVAIRRLDATDHHAVEALHRDLPRDDHYLRFFTASRVGDGQVADVVVAGDATAVGAFRGDRLVGVAHYRREPDGVAPEVAVAVAHHEQHRGVASLLLEHLVSAARAQGVDRLVADVLAVNDDMLRVLRDSGLPMHTERDGDVCRVELDLPCSTESGPDVERYLDAVSERASRADVASLHPLLAPRSVVVIGAGRRAGSVGRLVLRRIVESAFTGPVFAVNPHSAAVAGVPCVPRVADLPRDVDLAVLCVPAAAVPEVAEQCGLRGVRALLVITAGVTDDAVLAGRLADTVARHGMRMVGPNCLGLVNTDPAVRLQASFAAPLTAGPIGLAVQSGGVLIALATALDRLGLGVSTAVSTGDSADVNADDLLLWWSADGRTRAAVLYVESMRRPRQFSRLARRLARRTPVLTVRSGSSDAGRRAAASHSAATATPRVVRDALFAQAGVLAVDDLTDLVGLLALLQAQPLPTGPRVAVVSNAGGAGVLAADACARHGLDVVPLGEPTRAVLGGMLPHTAAVTNPVDTTATVAPGTFGRVIEAVLADPAVDAVVAISAGTALGDPLDGLGAVLDGRPARPVVAVRLGQAEAVARPHPDGPRPAAWTPSFADPSTAVRALAGAVQRARWLGRRHAPAPVPSGVDPGRAREIVDAVLADNPDGGWLDPARAVELARAAGLPLVPTAVVHTSEEAVRRWEAYGTPVALKADVAGVVHKSRAGAVRLGLDSPRSIRVGMARFQEDFTDRLRGVVVQPMAAPGLELLVGVTSDPLCGPLVTLGLGGTTTDLVDDRAHCLVPATAADLDEMLGGLHAASGLLDRGDAAELRRAAGDAVTRMAWLAEQLPELAEAEINPLVWAAGAAHAVDLRARVVATAPEDPYLRALPT, from the coding sequence ATGACCGGACCGGCCGAGCGCCGCGCCCTGCTCGCCGACGGCGCGAACGTCGCGATCCGCCGGCTGGACGCGACCGACCACCACGCCGTCGAGGCCCTGCACCGCGACCTCCCGCGCGACGACCACTACCTGCGCTTCTTCACCGCCTCCCGGGTGGGCGACGGGCAGGTGGCCGACGTCGTCGTCGCCGGGGACGCGACCGCCGTCGGCGCCTTCCGCGGTGACCGGCTGGTCGGTGTGGCGCACTACCGCCGGGAGCCGGACGGTGTCGCGCCCGAGGTCGCGGTGGCCGTCGCGCACCACGAGCAGCACCGCGGTGTCGCGTCGCTGCTGTTGGAGCACCTGGTGTCCGCGGCCAGGGCGCAGGGCGTCGACCGGCTCGTCGCCGACGTCCTCGCGGTCAACGACGACATGCTCCGTGTGCTGCGCGACAGCGGGCTGCCGATGCACACCGAGCGGGACGGGGACGTGTGCCGGGTCGAGCTCGACCTGCCGTGCTCGACGGAGTCCGGGCCGGACGTCGAGCGCTACCTGGACGCCGTGTCCGAGCGCGCGTCCCGCGCCGATGTGGCCAGCCTGCACCCGCTGCTGGCGCCGCGGTCGGTCGTCGTGATCGGGGCCGGGCGCCGGGCGGGGTCCGTCGGACGCCTCGTGCTGCGCCGGATCGTCGAGAGCGCCTTCACCGGCCCGGTGTTCGCCGTCAACCCGCACTCCGCCGCCGTGGCGGGCGTGCCGTGCGTGCCCCGGGTCGCGGACCTGCCGCGGGACGTCGACCTGGCCGTCCTCTGCGTGCCGGCCGCCGCCGTCCCCGAGGTCGCCGAGCAGTGCGGGCTCCGCGGCGTGCGCGCCCTGCTGGTGATCACCGCGGGCGTCACCGACGACGCCGTGCTCGCCGGGCGCCTCGCCGACACGGTCGCACGGCACGGCATGCGGATGGTCGGCCCCAACTGCCTCGGCCTGGTCAACACCGACCCGGCCGTGCGGCTGCAGGCGAGCTTCGCCGCACCCCTGACCGCCGGGCCGATCGGGCTGGCCGTCCAGTCGGGCGGGGTGCTGATCGCGCTGGCCACCGCGCTGGACCGGCTCGGGCTGGGCGTCTCGACGGCGGTGTCCACCGGCGACAGCGCGGACGTCAACGCCGACGACCTGCTCCTGTGGTGGTCCGCGGACGGGCGCACCCGTGCCGCAGTGCTCTACGTGGAGTCGATGCGGCGCCCCCGCCAGTTCTCCCGGCTCGCCCGCAGGCTGGCCCGGCGCACACCGGTGCTGACCGTCCGGTCGGGCAGCTCGGACGCCGGTCGGCGGGCGGCCGCGTCGCACAGCGCAGCGACCGCGACTCCCCGCGTCGTACGGGATGCGCTCTTCGCCCAGGCCGGGGTGCTGGCCGTCGACGACCTCACCGATCTGGTGGGCCTCCTCGCGCTGCTGCAGGCGCAGCCCCTGCCCACCGGTCCGCGGGTCGCGGTGGTGAGCAACGCGGGCGGGGCGGGGGTGCTCGCCGCCGACGCGTGCGCCCGCCACGGCCTCGACGTCGTTCCGCTCGGGGAACCGACCCGCGCCGTGCTGGGCGGGATGCTGCCGCACACGGCCGCGGTGACCAATCCGGTCGACACCACGGCCACCGTGGCGCCCGGAACGTTCGGCCGCGTCATCGAGGCGGTGCTCGCCGACCCCGCGGTCGACGCGGTCGTCGCGATCTCGGCCGGTACCGCGCTCGGGGATCCGCTCGACGGTCTCGGCGCCGTGCTGGACGGCCGTCCGGCCCGCCCCGTCGTCGCGGTCCGGCTGGGGCAGGCCGAGGCCGTGGCCCGGCCGCACCCGGACGGCCCGCGCCCCGCCGCGTGGACCCCCTCGTTCGCCGATCCCTCCACCGCCGTGCGGGCGCTGGCCGGCGCGGTGCAGCGGGCGCGGTGGCTGGGTCGCCGCCACGCCCCGGCCCCGGTGCCGTCCGGGGTCGACCCCGGGCGGGCCCGCGAGATCGTGGACGCGGTGCTGGCCGACAACCCGGACGGCGGTTGGCTCGACCCGGCACGCGCGGTCGAGCTCGCCCGCGCGGCCGGGCTGCCGCTCGTCCCGACGGCCGTGGTGCACACCTCCGAGGAGGCGGTGCGCCGCTGGGAGGCGTACGGCACGCCGGTGGCGCTGAAAGCGGACGTGGCGGGCGTCGTGCACAAGAGCCGGGCCGGGGCCGTGCGACTGGGCCTGGACTCGCCGCGGAGCATCCGGGTCGGGATGGCCCGATTCCAGGAGGACTTCACCGACCGGCTGCGCGGCGTCGTCGTGCAGCCGATGGCGGCGCCGGGCCTGGAGCTGCTGGTCGGGGTCACCAGCGACCCGCTGTGCGGTCCGCTGGTGACGCTGGGGCTCGGCGGAACCACCACCGACCTCGTCGACGACCGCGCGCACTGCCTGGTGCCGGCGACGGCCGCCGACCTCGACGAGATGCTCGGCGGGCTCCACGCGGCGAGCGGCCTGCTCGACCGCGGCGACGCCGCCGAGCTGCGCCGGGCCGCCGGTGACGCCGTCACGCGGATGGCCTGGCTCGCCGAGCAGCTGCCCGAGCTGGCCGAGGCGGAGATCAACCCGCTGGTATGGGCGGCGGGCGCGGCGCACGCGGTCGACCTGCGGGCCCGGGTCGTTGCCACAGCACCCGAGGATCCCTACCTGCGTGCGCTCCCGACGTGA